A window of Diabrotica virgifera virgifera chromosome 9, PGI_DIABVI_V3a contains these coding sequences:
- the LOC126891680 gene encoding uncharacterized protein LOC126891680: MKIHKTDVFENIPIRPVVSFTDSPTHALASHLNKFLKTFYNNKFDYVVSNNLSLTNKITEVNLSNEDLLISLDITNLFTNIPTHEVISIVALDLWNNNYHPNQIIEYTELLNLCLSQNFFNFNNTTYVQPDGLAMGSPLSPILADIFLNDLESNKIVKNNPFTDYIKFYARYVDDTLIIWNGTIDILHDFLDFLNTLHDTIKFTLEIQNDSKSLNFLDLTLTLRNGTIDFGIYRKPTHTGTVIPADSHHPIQHKLAAFYSYINRLVSIPLTTTSFNKELKIIQQIAVNNGYTVDLVNKILHKKTNRILEHRVYTQPILVEQEPKPYRSLTFTGQFSYKLAHIFKDYCNISFRTNSNLGLVFLNNKDSRDRSECCGVYELKCHTCSSYYVGRTFRSFDTRLKEHLRYIQRPTSGQSHFSQHIRNSNHNFNPDIDFKILHICKKGHVLNNLEHFEILKSLKDPTRHTLNAQLELEFIPAYSVLL; the protein is encoded by the coding sequence ATGAAAATACACAAGACTGATGTCTTTGAAAACATACCAATCAGACCAGTGGTATCCTTTACTGATTCTCCCACTCATGCATTAGCTTCTCACTTAAACAAATTCCTTAAAACCTTTTACAACAATAAATTCGATTATGTAGTCTCTAACAACTTAAGTTTGACAAATAaaattacagaagttaatctTAGTAATGAAGATTTATTGATTTCCTTAGACATAACTAATCTCTTTACTAACATTCCAACACACGAAGTTATCAGTATTGTTGCTTTAGACTTGTGGAATAATAATTACCATCCTAATCAAATTATTGAGTATACAGAGCTTTTGAATTTGTGTCTGAGTCAGAATTTCTTTAATTTCAACAACACCACATATGTGCAACCGGACGGACTAGCTATGGGATCTCCTCTTTCACCGATATTAGCTGATATTTTTCTAAATGACTTGGAATCTAATAAAATAgtgaaaaataatccatttacagattatattaaattttacgcTAGGTATGTTGACGATACTTTAATAATATGGAATGGCACAATTGACATTCTTCACGATTTCTTAGATTTCCTCAATACTTTACATGACACTATTAAATTTACTTTAGAGATTCAGAATGACTCAAAGAGTTTGAACTTTTTAGATCTTACATTGACACTCAGAAATGGAACGATTGACTTTGGTATTTATAGAAAACCAACCCATACAGGTACAGTTATCCCTGCCGATTCACACCACCCCATACAACATAAACTGGCTGCTTTTTATAGTTACATCAACAGGCTTGTCTCTATCCCATTGACTACAACTTCATTTAacaaagaattaaaaattatccaaCAAATAGCAGTTAATAATGGTTATACTGTGGACttagtaaataaaattttacacaaaaaaacaaatagaattttaGAACATCGAGTATATACACAGCCTATTCTAGTCGAACAGGAGCCAAAACCATATAGATCATTAACATTTACAGGTCAATTCTCTTACAAATTAGCTCATATTTTTAAAGATTACTGTAATATTTCTTTTAGAACTAATTCAAATTTAGGTTTGGTTTTCTTGAATAACAAGGACAGTCGTGATAGATCTGAGTGTTGTGGAGTTTATGAGCTTAAATGCCATACCTGCTCGTCATATTACGTCGGAAGAACCTTTAGATCGTTCGACACCAGATTGAAGGAACATCTTAGATACATACAGCGCCCAACATCTGGACAATCTCATTTTTCCCAACATATCCGTAACTCCAACCATAATTTCAATCCGGACATTGATTTCAAAATTCTTCACATCTGCAAAAAGGGCCACGTCCTGAATAACCTGGAacattttgagattttaaaatctttaaaggaCCCTACTAGACATACATTGAATGCCCAATTAGAGCTTGAATTTATACCAGCTTATTCAGTTTTACTATAA